The Williamwhitmania sp. DNA segment AGCGTTTTCGACGTGAGGAATTTTACTCCGAAACGGGCCTAGTTCAGTTTCTAGAATTTTTAGATGCAACTCGAGAAAAGTTAATCGAGAAGCCAATTGCCTTCGAAACCGATAAAAATGGTATTCCGGTTGAGGTTGCCATTCATTACAATACGAGTTTTACCGAGAATGTTCACTCCTACGTAAATAACATAAACACTATTGAGGGCGGAACGCACCTTACCGGTTTCCGACGTGGGTTGACTCGTACTCTTAAAAAGTATGCTGAAGATAGCGGTATGTTGCAAAAGTTGAAGTTCGAAATCAATGGTGACGACTTTCGCGAGGGGCTTACTGCCATTATTTCTGTAAAGGTTGCTGAACCTCAGTTTGAGGGGCAAACGAAAACAAAGCTTGGTAATTCTGATGTTTCCCTTGCAGTGGATCAGGCTATTAGTACAGCCCTAACCAACTATTTAGAGGAAAATCCCAAGGATGCTCGGATTATTGTTCAAAAAGTAATTTTAGCTGCAACTGCCCGACATGCTGCCCGAAAGGCGCGTGAGATGGTGCAACGTAAAACTGTGCTTTCTGGATCCGGATTGCCAGGAAAGTTGGCTGACTGCTCTGAGAAAGATCCTGCTATCTGCGAGATATTTTTTGTAGAGGGAGACTCTGCAGGTGGAACAGCTAAGCAAGGCCGCGACAGGAAATTTCAAGCTATTATGCCACTGAGAGGAAAAATCCTTAACGTGGAAAAGGCCATGTTGCATAAGATTTTCGAGAACGAGGAGATAAAAAATATATTTACCGCACTTGGGGTTACCATTGGAACAGAGGAGGATAGCAAGGCATTGAATCTTTCACGCATTCGATACCACAAGGTTATTATTATGACCGATGCCGACGTGGATGGTAGCCATATTGCCACCCTTATTATGACTTTCTTTTTCCGCTACATGAACGACCTTATTAAGGAGGGATACCTTTACATTGCCACGCCTCCTCTCTATTTAATTAAGAAAGGTAAGGATGAGCGTTATTGTTGGAACGAAGAGGAGCGTGTAAAGTTGGTTGAAGAGCTAGGTAAAGGTAAAGAGGGTAGCGTGCATATTCAAAGGTATAAAGGTTTGGGAGAAATGAACGCTGAGCAGCTCTGGTCAACCACCATGAATCCCGAAATGCGCACTTTACGTCAGGTTAATATCACCAGCGCTGCCGAAGCCGATCGTATTTTTTCGATGCTGATGGGCGATGAA contains these protein-coding regions:
- the gyrB gene encoding DNA topoisomerase (ATP-hydrolyzing) subunit B → MSSVENEMNHENGGSTNGSNGNYSADSIQVLEGLEAVRVRPSMYIGDVGPRGLHHLVYEVVDNSIDEALAGYCSTIDVIINEDNSISVVDNGRGIPVDLHEKEQKSALEVVMTVLHAGGKFNKESYKVSGGLHGVGVSCVNALSIKLVAEIHRDGKIYRQEYSKGKPLADVHVVGETDHTGTTIVFMPDDSIFSVIEFNFEVLASRLRELAYLNKRIRLTITDMRETEEVDGVERFRREEFYSETGLVQFLEFLDATREKLIEKPIAFETDKNGIPVEVAIHYNTSFTENVHSYVNNINTIEGGTHLTGFRRGLTRTLKKYAEDSGMLQKLKFEINGDDFREGLTAIISVKVAEPQFEGQTKTKLGNSDVSLAVDQAISTALTNYLEENPKDARIIVQKVILAATARHAARKAREMVQRKTVLSGSGLPGKLADCSEKDPAICEIFFVEGDSAGGTAKQGRDRKFQAIMPLRGKILNVEKAMLHKIFENEEIKNIFTALGVTIGTEEDSKALNLSRIRYHKVIIMTDADVDGSHIATLIMTFFFRYMNDLIKEGYLYIATPPLYLIKKGKDERYCWNEEERVKLVEELGKGKEGSVHIQRYKGLGEMNAEQLWSTTMNPEMRTLRQVNITSAAEADRIFSMLMGDEVPPRREFIEKHAKYAKIDI